The following coding sequences lie in one Alloacidobacterium dinghuense genomic window:
- a CDS encoding DUF1015 domain-containing protein, with amino-acid sequence MRYNAKSATTQTDFTPDFRHFPGVTTVRMARIYPFRALRYNPSLVHVEDCVTQPYDKITPAMQQAYYQKSPYNLVRIILGLPELFDGKETGDVYTRAARDFKEWRESGVLAQESEPCIFAYAQKFTVPGSNGQVMERRGFIALGGLHNYNEKVVFRHEQTLSKPKSDRLNLLRATRAHFGQIFMLYSDPGLTAEKLLFDEDATPDIEVTDEYDVLHRVWKISDENTINILTSELADKKLIIADGHHRYETALNYSKEHAPAQAASTERNSYELPQPPYAEAAVMMTFVNMDAEGLVILPTHRVVFGLKDFDPGAFVERAKAYFDVEPVASSETAALKAKLTAASKGKTALLTVTKSGNYLLTARPDAVAKALSTLSERQRQLDVAQLHGLVLEQLLGITPEAIREQANLRYLRDAGEAIEQVARGDADVAFLMNPVTMAQLREVAFAGDVMPQKSTDFFPKLLSGLAIYPLD; translated from the coding sequence GTGAGATACAATGCAAAGAGCGCAACAACTCAGACAGATTTCACGCCGGATTTCCGGCATTTTCCTGGAGTTACGACCGTCCGCATGGCCCGCATTTATCCGTTTCGCGCATTACGTTATAACCCCTCCCTTGTTCACGTAGAGGACTGCGTTACGCAGCCGTATGACAAGATCACGCCTGCCATGCAGCAGGCGTATTACCAGAAGAGCCCCTATAACCTGGTTCGCATCATTCTGGGGCTGCCGGAATTGTTCGATGGCAAGGAGACGGGCGACGTCTATACCCGGGCTGCCAGGGATTTCAAGGAGTGGCGGGAGAGCGGCGTGCTGGCGCAGGAATCCGAGCCTTGCATTTTTGCCTATGCGCAGAAATTTACCGTGCCCGGTTCAAACGGTCAGGTGATGGAACGCCGTGGATTTATTGCCCTTGGCGGACTGCACAATTACAACGAAAAAGTGGTCTTCCGGCACGAGCAGACTCTGTCGAAGCCGAAGTCGGACCGTCTGAATCTGCTGCGGGCGACGCGCGCGCATTTCGGACAGATCTTCATGCTCTACTCTGATCCGGGCCTTACGGCGGAGAAGCTACTTTTCGATGAAGATGCTACTCCTGATATTGAAGTGACGGATGAGTACGACGTGCTGCATCGCGTATGGAAGATCAGCGATGAAAACACGATCAATATTCTGACCAGCGAGTTGGCGGACAAGAAGCTGATTATTGCCGACGGGCACCATCGCTATGAGACGGCTCTGAATTACTCGAAGGAGCATGCACCGGCGCAGGCCGCATCAACCGAGCGCAACAGCTATGAATTGCCGCAGCCACCGTATGCGGAAGCGGCTGTGATGATGACCTTCGTGAACATGGACGCCGAGGGACTGGTGATTCTACCAACGCATCGCGTAGTTTTTGGGCTGAAGGATTTTGATCCCGGCGCATTTGTGGAACGCGCAAAGGCTTACTTTGATGTGGAGCCGGTGGCGTCCTCGGAAACGGCTGCACTGAAGGCAAAGCTCACGGCTGCGAGCAAAGGAAAGACGGCCCTGCTGACTGTCACGAAGAGCGGAAATTACCTGCTGACAGCAAGGCCGGACGCAGTGGCGAAGGCTCTGAGCACTCTATCCGAGCGGCAGCGGCAGTTGGATGTGGCGCAATTGCACGGATTGGTTTTGGAGCAGTTGCTCGGCATTACCCCCGAGGCGATTCGTGAGCAGGCCAACCTGCGCTATCTGCGGGATGCGGGCGAGGCCATCGAGCAGGTCGCGCGCGGCGATGCGGATGTGGCCTTCCTGATGAATCCGGTGACGATGGCGCAGTTGCGCGAAGTTGCCTTCGCCGGCGACGTGATGCCGCAGAAATCTACCGACTTTTTCCCTAAACTATTGAGTGGCCTTGCGATCTATCCACTGGATTGA
- a CDS encoding VWA domain-containing protein, producing MPTPCYDALEEGPTRMALSLGRKSARWTRGTAYGLSAVISLVLLVIGFVISVPRARAQEDELNKVHVPPPEPKPDPTTQPPLLEGEAAMTARRNERIRVDVNLVLVPLIVTDPMDRLVTGLEKENFFLYENNKIQSIKSFSQEDAPVSIGIVFDLSGSMANKVLRARDSILQFMHTANPQDEFFVIGFNDRPELIEDFTSSPQDIEARLASVHAEHRTALLDAIYFGLNKMKQAKYERRAILIVSDGGDNRSRYTENEVRSTVRESNVQIYSIGIFDPYAATTEERLGPMLLNDISTETGGRLFRVDDIAEMGDIAEKISAELRNEYVLGYKPDDERKDGKWRKVKVKLVPPAGLPQLTVHARTGYYAPLQ from the coding sequence ATGCCTACACCGTGCTACGATGCTCTGGAAGAAGGACCCACTCGCATGGCGCTCTCGCTGGGGCGCAAAAGCGCTCGTTGGACCCGTGGAACTGCATACGGCCTTTCGGCAGTTATCTCCCTTGTATTGCTTGTCATCGGATTCGTCATTTCTGTGCCCAGAGCCCGCGCGCAGGAGGACGAACTGAATAAGGTTCACGTCCCGCCGCCGGAGCCCAAACCCGACCCCACCACGCAGCCGCCTCTGCTCGAAGGCGAAGCCGCCATGACCGCCCGTCGGAATGAGCGCATTCGTGTCGACGTCAACCTCGTGCTTGTCCCGCTCATCGTGACCGACCCGATGGACCGTCTCGTGACCGGCCTCGAAAAAGAGAATTTCTTCCTCTACGAAAACAATAAGATCCAAAGCATCAAGTCGTTCTCGCAGGAAGACGCCCCGGTTTCGATCGGCATTGTCTTCGACTTGAGCGGCAGCATGGCGAATAAGGTCCTACGTGCGCGCGATTCCATCCTGCAGTTCATGCACACCGCTAATCCGCAGGATGAATTCTTCGTGATCGGCTTCAATGATCGCCCCGAGTTGATCGAGGACTTCACCTCATCGCCCCAGGATATTGAAGCGCGCCTCGCCTCCGTCCACGCCGAGCACCGCACCGCCCTGCTCGACGCTATCTATTTTGGCCTGAACAAAATGAAGCAGGCCAAGTATGAGCGGCGCGCCATCCTCATCGTTTCCGATGGGGGTGACAATCGCAGCCGCTACACGGAAAACGAGGTCCGCTCCACGGTACGCGAGTCCAACGTGCAGATTTATTCCATCGGCATCTTCGACCCCTACGCCGCCACTACCGAGGAGCGCCTTGGTCCCATGCTGCTTAACGACATCTCCACGGAAACTGGAGGACGCCTCTTCCGCGTAGACGACATCGCGGAGATGGGCGATATTGCCGAAAAGATCAGCGCCGAGTTGCGCAATGAATATGTGCTTGGATATAAACCGGATGATGAACGGAAGGACGGCAAGTGGCGTAAAGTGAAGGTAAAGCTGGTGCCGCCTGCCGGGCTGCCTCAGCTTACCGTTCATGCTCGCACCGGATACTATGCGCCTTTGCAATAA
- a CDS encoding VWA domain-containing protein yields MRLCNKRHIFFFFLLVASSFAIWAQAPASSQSSKPEQQTPLTVDRDPIVSPDAADNQPVSPSNPNAVRPGTDLEKEKGGFTFRRDVDEVVLNATVLDDNGRIVNDLKQDNFHVFEDGVQQTIAAFQHQDIPVSMGFLIDNSGSMRDKRAAVNTAALDLVKASNPQDEAFIVNFSDEAFIDQDFTSNIAKLRDGLAHIDSKGGTALYDAVVASADQLAKGAKRPKQVLLIITDGEDNASSLNLEQTIRRVQDLQGPVVYSIGLLFGDEGGGREAHRAKRALQLLSNETGGIAYFPKSLENVDQICAEVAHDIRNQYTIGYHSTKPASQGGYRVVKVQAAAPGHGKLVVRTRSGYYPKTDKSNPAENTAQRKAPAK; encoded by the coding sequence ATGCGCCTTTGCAATAAACGGCATATTTTCTTTTTCTTTCTCCTCGTCGCGTCTTCGTTTGCAATCTGGGCTCAAGCGCCCGCGTCTTCACAGTCGTCAAAGCCGGAACAGCAGACGCCCCTCACCGTGGACCGGGATCCGATCGTCTCCCCGGACGCGGCCGACAACCAGCCAGTAAGTCCATCAAATCCCAATGCGGTTAGGCCCGGCACAGACCTGGAAAAGGAAAAGGGCGGTTTTACCTTCCGCCGCGACGTTGATGAGGTTGTGCTCAACGCCACCGTCCTCGACGACAATGGCCGCATCGTCAACGACTTGAAACAGGACAACTTCCACGTTTTTGAAGACGGTGTGCAACAGACGATCGCCGCCTTCCAGCACCAGGACATTCCCGTTTCGATGGGCTTCCTCATCGACAATTCCGGTTCCATGCGCGACAAGCGCGCAGCCGTGAACACCGCAGCTCTCGATCTGGTCAAAGCCTCCAACCCGCAGGACGAAGCCTTTATCGTGAACTTTTCCGATGAGGCCTTCATCGACCAGGACTTCACCTCCAACATCGCCAAGCTGCGCGACGGTCTTGCGCACATCGACTCCAAAGGCGGAACAGCTCTCTACGATGCCGTCGTCGCCTCCGCCGATCAACTCGCGAAAGGCGCAAAGAGGCCCAAGCAAGTCCTGCTGATAATCACCGACGGCGAGGACAACGCATCGAGCCTGAACCTTGAGCAGACCATCCGCCGCGTGCAGGACCTGCAGGGTCCGGTTGTCTACTCCATTGGCCTGCTCTTCGGCGACGAAGGCGGAGGCCGCGAGGCTCACCGTGCCAAGCGCGCCCTGCAGTTGCTGTCGAATGAAACCGGCGGCATCGCCTACTTTCCCAAGTCGCTTGAAAATGTCGACCAGATCTGCGCCGAAGTGGCGCACGACATTCGCAACCAATACACCATCGGCTATCACTCCACCAAGCCGGCCAGCCAGGGAGGCTACCGCGTCGTGAAGGTCCAGGCCGCGGCTCCCGGACACGGTAAGCTCGTCGTCCGCACCCGCAGCGGCTACTATCCGAAGACCGACAAGAGTAACCCCGCAGAAAATACCGCACAAAGAAAAGCGCCGGCAAAATAA
- a CDS encoding sodium:solute symporter family protein codes for MSLTLADWLVIAGYLLFNLLIGLYYRSRSSGSTEDFFVSGRDVSWWLAGTSMVATTFAADTPLLVCGLVATQGISGNWIWWSLCLSGMTTVFFFARYWRRAEILTDVELVEIRYGGKPAAFLRGFKAIYLGLLMNCFILGWVTRAMVDIISVVLGPVIAQGRVLQLSIGGHTLLQYTLGDPRHTALAICIFILVPFTGLYTFIGGLWGVLVTDLFQFALKMTMIVVLAWLAVSQLGGMHALKLQLDVVGEATRAAGQPTSNVMSFLPDFHAGLTTSNIWTLPLLTFLMYIGVQWWAAWYPGAEPGGGGYVAQRMFSAKNEQHSLGATLWFNIAHYALRPWPWIVTGLVALAVYSPHGGLHPSAAFAANPQQGYVMVLRDYLPPALRGLMVAAFLAAYMSTIGTQLNWGTSYLVNDFYRRFWVRDGSERHYVFVSKIITVILVLASGYVASQLTSISAGWELVLNLGAGTGAVYILRWFWWRVNAWSEISAMIVAAVVALGLSRVSFTGNDAVVFAKSTLITAGITTIVWIIATFVTPAERESTLLNFYRRVHPACYGWSRIAKLAPELPEVRDFAANAFDTVMGCVLVYGTLFGLGKFIFGNWLAGTVLIVLAAVAGYLIKWDLSRRGWETLSGVKMKETPVAEGR; via the coding sequence ATGTCACTGACCCTGGCGGACTGGCTGGTCATAGCCGGCTATCTGCTGTTCAACTTGCTGATTGGCCTTTATTACCGCAGCCGTTCGAGCGGCTCGACGGAAGATTTTTTCGTTTCCGGGCGCGATGTTTCCTGGTGGCTCGCTGGTACATCCATGGTGGCGACGACTTTTGCCGCAGACACACCGCTGCTGGTCTGCGGGCTGGTGGCGACGCAGGGGATTTCCGGCAACTGGATTTGGTGGAGCTTGTGCCTCAGCGGCATGACGACGGTCTTCTTCTTTGCGCGCTATTGGCGGCGGGCTGAGATTCTGACGGACGTGGAGCTGGTGGAGATTCGTTACGGCGGCAAGCCGGCGGCGTTTCTGCGCGGATTCAAGGCCATCTATCTTGGCCTGCTGATGAACTGCTTCATCCTCGGCTGGGTAACGCGGGCGATGGTGGATATTATCTCCGTCGTGCTGGGCCCGGTGATTGCTCAGGGGCGCGTGCTGCAGTTGAGCATCGGCGGTCACACGTTGCTGCAATACACGCTCGGCGATCCGCGCCATACGGCGCTTGCCATCTGCATCTTCATTCTGGTTCCCTTCACCGGACTGTATACGTTCATTGGCGGACTCTGGGGCGTGCTGGTTACGGACCTCTTCCAGTTCGCGCTAAAGATGACGATGATTGTCGTGCTGGCGTGGCTGGCGGTTTCGCAGCTCGGCGGCATGCATGCGCTGAAACTGCAGCTTGATGTAGTGGGTGAGGCGACGCGCGCTGCGGGGCAGCCGACTTCCAATGTGATGTCGTTCCTGCCGGATTTCCATGCAGGGCTGACGACTTCGAATATCTGGACGCTGCCGCTGTTGACGTTCCTGATGTATATCGGCGTGCAGTGGTGGGCGGCGTGGTATCCGGGCGCGGAGCCGGGCGGTGGCGGCTACGTGGCGCAGCGCATGTTCAGCGCAAAGAATGAGCAGCACTCACTGGGCGCGACGCTGTGGTTCAACATTGCGCATTATGCTCTGCGGCCGTGGCCGTGGATCGTTACTGGCCTGGTGGCCCTGGCCGTGTATTCGCCGCATGGCGGGCTGCACCCGAGCGCGGCTTTTGCAGCCAATCCGCAGCAGGGCTATGTCATGGTGCTGCGCGACTATCTGCCTCCTGCACTGCGCGGGCTGATGGTGGCGGCGTTCCTGGCGGCGTATATGTCAACGATTGGGACGCAGCTGAACTGGGGCACCTCGTACCTCGTCAATGATTTTTATCGTCGCTTCTGGGTGCGCGATGGCAGCGAGCGACATTATGTGTTCGTCAGCAAAATCATTACGGTGATTCTGGTGCTGGCAAGCGGCTACGTTGCCAGCCAGTTGACTTCGATCAGCGCTGGATGGGAGCTGGTGTTGAACCTGGGCGCGGGGACGGGCGCGGTGTACATCCTGCGCTGGTTCTGGTGGCGAGTGAATGCCTGGAGCGAAATTTCTGCGATGATCGTGGCGGCGGTTGTGGCGCTCGGATTGTCGCGTGTTTCGTTTACGGGCAATGATGCGGTGGTTTTTGCCAAGTCGACCTTGATTACAGCTGGGATTACGACAATTGTGTGGATCATTGCGACGTTCGTCACGCCCGCCGAAAGAGAATCGACGCTGCTGAATTTCTACCGGAGGGTTCATCCGGCGTGTTACGGCTGGAGCCGCATCGCGAAGCTCGCTCCGGAGCTTCCGGAAGTGCGCGACTTCGCTGCAAACGCCTTCGATACGGTGATGGGATGCGTGCTGGTTTACGGCACGCTCTTTGGGCTGGGCAAATTTATCTTCGGCAACTGGCTAGCCGGTACGGTGCTTATTGTGCTCGCGGCAGTGGCAGGCTACCTGATCAAGTGGGACCTGTCGCGCCGTGGATGGGAGACGCTTTCGGGCGTGAAGATGAAGGAGACTCCGGTGGCGGAGGGACGGTAG
- a CDS encoding glycoside hydrolase family 5 protein → MSSFSGALKELLTLTQMLVLLLVSGAQWSHAQASPQLPLHTSGYKIVDAKKSPVQLKSVNWYGFDEKEYVPGGLDHAPLATIVGLIKRMGFNSVRLPWANETLEKNPVVADYAIKANPQLRGKHAMEVMDIVIDALAKAQIMVILDNHVSRADWCCKDDDGNGLWYSKEYPESAWLADWKTIARRYRNQPWVVGVDLRNELRSGAVWGGDNKKLDWHAAATRGGNAVLSVSPKLLVMIEGPQYSTDFRGAAHLPVFLDVPNRAVYSPHAYSFGAQTQNYAELQKAFDERAGFLLQTTPAIPLWIGEFGTCQTLTGCGSDPNGEWIRGFVRYVKEHPELGWSYWPLNGTQSSGYSRTYDAPETFGLLTTDYQHIAAPKLLELFRTIGLQPQE, encoded by the coding sequence ATGAGTTCTTTTTCCGGCGCTTTGAAAGAGCTCCTGACCCTTACGCAGATGCTCGTTTTGCTTCTGGTTTCCGGCGCTCAATGGAGCCATGCCCAGGCTTCGCCGCAATTGCCGCTCCACACCAGCGGCTACAAAATTGTCGATGCGAAGAAATCGCCGGTGCAGTTAAAGTCGGTGAACTGGTATGGCTTTGATGAGAAGGAATATGTTCCGGGCGGCCTTGACCATGCGCCACTGGCCACGATTGTCGGCCTGATCAAGAGAATGGGCTTCAACTCCGTGCGACTGCCGTGGGCAAATGAGACGCTGGAGAAGAATCCGGTGGTTGCTGACTATGCGATCAAGGCGAATCCGCAGCTCCGCGGCAAGCATGCGATGGAGGTGATGGACATCGTCATCGACGCGCTGGCCAAGGCACAGATCATGGTGATTCTCGACAATCACGTGAGCCGCGCCGACTGGTGCTGCAAGGATGATGACGGCAATGGGCTGTGGTACAGCAAGGAATATCCCGAAAGTGCGTGGCTGGCCGATTGGAAGACGATCGCGCGGCGCTATCGCAACCAGCCGTGGGTGGTTGGTGTTGACCTGCGCAACGAACTTCGCAGCGGCGCGGTGTGGGGCGGCGACAATAAGAAACTGGACTGGCATGCGGCTGCCACTCGCGGCGGCAACGCTGTGCTCAGCGTGAGTCCGAAACTGCTGGTGATGATTGAGGGACCGCAGTACTCGACTGATTTTCGCGGCGCGGCGCATCTTCCGGTGTTCCTCGATGTTCCAAATCGTGCGGTGTATTCGCCGCATGCGTATTCGTTTGGAGCGCAGACCCAGAACTATGCCGAGCTGCAAAAGGCATTCGATGAACGTGCAGGATTCTTACTGCAGACAACGCCGGCGATTCCGCTGTGGATCGGTGAATTTGGAACCTGCCAGACGTTAACGGGCTGTGGAAGCGATCCTAACGGCGAGTGGATTCGCGGATTTGTACGTTATGTGAAGGAGCATCCTGAACTGGGCTGGAGTTACTGGCCGCTGAACGGAACGCAGTCTAGCGGCTACAGCCGCACCTACGATGCGCCAGAGACCTTCGGGCTGCTCACGACGGACTACCAGCACATTGCCGCGCCTAAGCTGCTGGAACTTTTCCGGACGATCGGCCTGCAGCCACAAGAGTAA
- a CDS encoding Fpg/Nei family DNA glycosylase, whose product MPEGNEIHRFAENHARVFARKRVRVDSPNGGFPDAEILDGRKLARIDAVGKHLGYHFGRDLILHIHLGMFGDFHQGEIPLPPARGALRLRIYTKTDWIELRGGTDTSIFGHADWQALLKRLGPDPLIAGSDPEPAFEKIAKRDTPIGALLMDQSVIAGIGNIYRAEILYRARIHPLRPGREVDHAALKGIWRDAKKLMGAGVRDTRYVTTLAKDRPHKTGPVREDEERYVYRRHGKPCFVCGTKIQRADLAGRTIYWCPKCQKN is encoded by the coding sequence ATGCCGGAAGGAAATGAAATTCATCGCTTCGCGGAAAACCATGCCAGGGTTTTCGCGAGGAAGCGCGTGCGCGTGGATTCGCCGAACGGCGGCTTTCCAGATGCTGAGATTCTTGATGGTCGCAAGCTGGCGCGAATCGATGCTGTCGGCAAACATCTTGGGTATCACTTTGGCCGCGATCTGATTCTGCATATTCACCTGGGCATGTTCGGGGATTTCCACCAGGGCGAGATTCCGCTGCCACCGGCGCGAGGCGCGCTGCGGCTGCGCATCTATACGAAAACAGACTGGATTGAGCTGCGCGGCGGGACCGATACTTCGATCTTCGGGCACGCAGATTGGCAGGCGCTGCTCAAGCGACTCGGGCCTGATCCTCTGATTGCCGGCTCCGATCCGGAGCCAGCGTTTGAGAAGATCGCAAAGCGTGACACTCCGATTGGCGCGCTGCTGATGGATCAATCAGTAATCGCGGGCATTGGCAATATCTATCGCGCGGAGATTTTGTATCGAGCGCGCATCCATCCGCTGCGACCGGGCAGAGAAGTTGATCACGCCGCCCTTAAGGGCATCTGGAGGGACGCGAAAAAATTGATGGGCGCGGGCGTACGAGACACGCGCTATGTGACGACGCTTGCGAAGGACCGTCCGCACAAGACGGGGCCTGTGCGCGAAGACGAGGAGCGCTATGTCTATCGCAGGCATGGCAAGCCTTGCTTTGTCTGCGGCACGAAGATTCAGCGCGCCGACCTTGCCGGACGCACGATCTATTGGTGCCCCAAGTGCCAGAAGAATTAA